From the genome of Leguminivora glycinivorella isolate SPB_JAAS2020 chromosome Z, LegGlyc_1.1, whole genome shotgun sequence, one region includes:
- the LOC125241716 gene encoding beta-1,3-galactosyltransferase 6-like isoform X3, with the protein MVAIFIKRHKSMIRTGTAQHQGLYWGYFNGHARVQRKGKWQEQDWFLCDNYLPYALGGGYVVSRNIIDFIAKNADYLSSYRSEDISMGVWTAPLDGINRVHDVRFDTEWISRGCLNELLVRHKQTTQDMFQMYKSLVDSKGGNLCKSEAIERGAYEYKWNSRPSQCCNTLHHLSSRNKDSIPGNMKT; encoded by the exons atggTGGCAATATTTATCAAAAGGCATAAGAGTATGATACGC ACAGGTACGGCTCAACATCAAGGCTTATATTGGGGATATTTCAATGGCCATGCTCGCGTCCAACGGAAAGGGAAATGGCAAGAACAAGATTGGTTCTTATGTGACAACTATCTGCCATATGCACTTGGTGGTGGTTATGTCGTTTCTCGCAATATCATTGATTTTATTGCCAAAAATGCAGATTATTTAAG TTCGTATCGATCAGAGGATATATCTATGGGTGTTTGGACAGCTCCATTAGATGGAATCAACAGAGTCCATGATGTCAGATTTGACACCGAATGGATTTCAAGAGGATGCCTAAATGAACTGTTAGTACGCCATAAACAGACTACTCAAGATATGTTTCAAATGTATAAATCTTTGGTAGACTCAAAAGGGGGAAACTTGTGTAAAAGTGAGGCCATTGAAAGAGGAGCCTATGAGTATAAGTGGAATTCACGTCCAAGTCAGTGTTGTAATACACTTCATCATTTGTCTAGTAGGAATAAAGATAGTATTCCAGGCAACATGAAAACATGA
- the LOC125241716 gene encoding beta-1,3-galactosyltransferase 6-like isoform X1, with protein sequence MVAIFIKRHKSMIRVSIFFFCIGCGIALCFLKIDCANAVNTENPVTARYGVTNGVEYAVLVLTSPLNEERRNVIRSTWAKFISNIFVENGERLYKWNHSWTEKQINHDFIKVYFVVGTKGLNTEKINMLKTENTRSNDMVLLDNLTDKYENLAMKMKLSFVWIHENLKNVKYVIKCDDDSFVRVDLIVKDLEAFAPQMNSYTLNTYTSTQVKTGTAQHQGLYWGYFNGHARVQRKGKWQEQDWFLCDNYLPYALGGGYVVSRNIIDFIAKNADYLSSYRSEDISMGVWTAPLDGINRVHDVRFDTEWISRGCLNELLVRHKQTTQDMFQMYKSLVDSKGGNLCKSEAIERGAYEYKWNSRPSQCCNTLHHLSSRNKDSIPGNMKT encoded by the exons atggTGGCAATATTTATCAAAAGGCATAAGAGTATGATACGCGTTagtatatttttcttttgtattgGTTGTGGAATAGCATtgtgttttttgaaaattgaTTGTGCTAATGCCGTAAATACTGAAAACCCAGTGACTGCCAGGTACGGTGTAACTAATGGTGTTGAGTACGCAGTGCTTGTTTTAACCAGTCCATTGAACGAGGAACGGCGCAATGTTATACGTAGCACCTGGGCAAAGTTTATATCCAATATATTTGTCGAGAATGGAGAAAGACTCTACAAGTGGAACCACAGTTGGACTGAAAAGCAAAtcaatcatgattttatcaaagtGTACTTTGTAGTAGGTACTAAAGGATTGAACACTGAAAAGATAAACATGTTAAAAACAGAAAATACCAGAAGTAATGATATGGTTTTGTTGGACAACCTGACtgataaatatgaaaatttggCTATGAAAATGAAACTGTCTTTTGTATGGATCCATGAAAATTTAAAGAATGTAAAGTATGTTATTAAATGTGATGATGACTCCTTTGTTAGAGTAGACCTAATAGTTAAGGATTTAGAAGCTTTTGCACCTCAGATGAATTCATATACTCTCAATACATATACATCTACCCAAGTCAAG ACAGGTACGGCTCAACATCAAGGCTTATATTGGGGATATTTCAATGGCCATGCTCGCGTCCAACGGAAAGGGAAATGGCAAGAACAAGATTGGTTCTTATGTGACAACTATCTGCCATATGCACTTGGTGGTGGTTATGTCGTTTCTCGCAATATCATTGATTTTATTGCCAAAAATGCAGATTATTTAAG TTCGTATCGATCAGAGGATATATCTATGGGTGTTTGGACAGCTCCATTAGATGGAATCAACAGAGTCCATGATGTCAGATTTGACACCGAATGGATTTCAAGAGGATGCCTAAATGAACTGTTAGTACGCCATAAACAGACTACTCAAGATATGTTTCAAATGTATAAATCTTTGGTAGACTCAAAAGGGGGAAACTTGTGTAAAAGTGAGGCCATTGAAAGAGGAGCCTATGAGTATAAGTGGAATTCACGTCCAAGTCAGTGTTGTAATACACTTCATCATTTGTCTAGTAGGAATAAAGATAGTATTCCAGGCAACATGAAAACATGA
- the LOC125241716 gene encoding beta-1,3-galactosyltransferase 6-like isoform X2, producing MVAIFIKRHKSMIRVSIFFFCIGCGIALCFLKIDCANAVNTENPVTARYGVTNGVEYAVLVLTSPLNEERRNVIRSTWAKFISNIFVENGERLYKWNHSWTEKQINHDFIKVYFVVGTKGLNTEKINMLKTENTRSNDMVLLDNLTDKYENLAMKMKLSFVWIHENLKNVKYVIKCDDDSFVRVDLIVKDLEAFAPQMNSYTLNTYTSTQVKVRLNIKAYIGDISMAMLASNGKGNGKNKIGSYVTTICHMHLVVVMSFLAISLILLPKMQII from the exons atggTGGCAATATTTATCAAAAGGCATAAGAGTATGATACGCGTTagtatatttttcttttgtattgGTTGTGGAATAGCATtgtgttttttgaaaattgaTTGTGCTAATGCCGTAAATACTGAAAACCCAGTGACTGCCAGGTACGGTGTAACTAATGGTGTTGAGTACGCAGTGCTTGTTTTAACCAGTCCATTGAACGAGGAACGGCGCAATGTTATACGTAGCACCTGGGCAAAGTTTATATCCAATATATTTGTCGAGAATGGAGAAAGACTCTACAAGTGGAACCACAGTTGGACTGAAAAGCAAAtcaatcatgattttatcaaagtGTACTTTGTAGTAGGTACTAAAGGATTGAACACTGAAAAGATAAACATGTTAAAAACAGAAAATACCAGAAGTAATGATATGGTTTTGTTGGACAACCTGACtgataaatatgaaaatttggCTATGAAAATGAAACTGTCTTTTGTATGGATCCATGAAAATTTAAAGAATGTAAAGTATGTTATTAAATGTGATGATGACTCCTTTGTTAGAGTAGACCTAATAGTTAAGGATTTAGAAGCTTTTGCACCTCAGATGAATTCATATACTCTCAATACATATACATCTACCCAAGTCAAG GTACGGCTCAACATCAAGGCTTATATTGGGGATATTTCAATGGCCATGCTCGCGTCCAACGGAAAGGGAAATGGCAAGAACAAGATTGGTTCTTATGTGACAACTATCTGCCATATGCACTTGGTGGTGGTTATGTCGTTTCTCGCAATATCATTGATTTTATTGCCAAAAATGCAGATTATTTAA